A single genomic interval of Armigeres subalbatus isolate Guangzhou_Male chromosome 1, GZ_Asu_2, whole genome shotgun sequence harbors:
- the LOC134217540 gene encoding uncharacterized protein LOC134217540: MKIILTLLVVVVCAEATFKLGALLSLLRLKSNLLQPGYATYYRHAPVPIAIQPGYAVNYRQAPAAVSFQPTYTSFCEHGASAHPVHTSYYRHAPAQVPLYRSVQTAAPSLAPVSYYQFPQENPVATNLDAAQELGSDINIGNSKSVSFATDSHPEPAAVPIQSTLQNDFTAVPLQSYDYNSANTPSEISLSLVAPEATIPEQRNDFNVVPYQSVSYNTEKTRRLAPAEPVSFSAINAELASIPVASTAQNNYAAQSISFNPENAPPKSVLFNVGKAASVQQPLQSVVPYQSFSVVSGGTDYTVEVVRSEGRSYSLPEEHITFEQTVAPIAEINTIAKDDGPFKVNLHTPDIVSIAVDPSPNQIVNHLPIVLQPPALSQPVVFNSAVDTNAVSTAQAVADVSVANVPQPITASAKFDQAHLTQQIPPAVIPNIIAQVSPRIAQQTLPQVVQKVGSTVSQKQSEPVHIVTPYTQHKQAQNEKVVVMYATSLPRGQYDESENLVVPIGNQKSKSGAVKAKSESKIVFEKGLQVGHNVQEERRSVGKVNQQIISNFQRENAALKRQRQSGSPRAASAASTRGSVSYKTANAKTRNVQPQPR, from the exons ATGAAG ATTATACTGACACTGCTGGTTGTTGTTGTTTGTGCAGAAGCAACATTTAAACTGGGTGCGTTGTTAAGCTTGTTACGACTTAAATCAAACTTGTTGCAACCAGGATATGCCACATACTATCGACATGCTCCAGTTCCGATAGCCATTCAACCAGGATATGCTGTCAACTACCGGCAAGCTCCTGCTGCAGTTTCTTTCCAGCCTACGTACACTTCATTCTGCGAACATGGGGCATCTGCTCATCCAGTTCATACCTCCTATTACCGCCATGCACCTGCGCAGGTCCCGTTATATCGGTCAGTTCAAACTGCAGCGCCATCACTTGCACCTGTCTCCTACTATCAATTCCCTCAAGAAAATCCGGTCGCGACAAATTTGGATGCCGCACAAGAGCTAGGATCCGATATTAACATCGGAAATTCAAAATCCGTTTCGTTTGCAACGGATAGCCATCCAGAACCAGCAGCCGTCCCCATACAATCGACTCTACAGAACGATTTCACTGCTGTACCACTTCAAAGCTATGACTATAATTCAGCAAATACTCCTAGTGAAATATCACTATCTCTCGTTGCTCCGGAAGCTACCATCCCCGAGCAACGAAACGACTTTAATGTTGTGCCATATCAGAGCGTCTCCTACAATACAGAAAAAACACGTAGACTAGCGCCAGCTGAACCCGTTTCGTTCTCTGCCATTAATGCAGAACTTGCTTCCATCCCCGTTGCATCGACTGCACAAAATAACTATGCCGCGCAAAGCATATCCTTTAATCCGGAAAACGCGCCTCCTAAATCCGTTTTATTCAATGTTGGAAAAGCAGCTTCCGTCCAACAGCCCCTACAAAGCGTTGTGCCATATCAAAGTTTTTCCGTAGTATCGGGAGGAACTGACTACACCGTAGAAGTGGTGAGATCTGAAGGTCGTTCATATAGCCTCCCTGAAGAGCACATAACCTTTGAGCAAACAGTTGCACCGATTGCGGAGATAAATACGATCGCTAAAGATGATGGCCCATTCAAAGTCAACCTGCACACTCCTGATATTGTTTCGATTGCTGTTGACCCCTCCCCAAATCAGATCGTAAACCATCTTCCTATTGTATTGCAACCACCCGCACTGTCGCAACCAGTCGTCTTCAATTCCGCGGTAGACACTAACGCAGTTTCAACTGCCCAGGCTGTTGCCGACGTTTCGGTAGCGAACGTTCCCCAACCAATAACTGCCTCAGCCAAATTCGATCAAGCCCACTTGACACAGCAGATTCcgccagcggtcatcccgaacATTATCGCACAAGTCTCGCCGCGAATCGCTCAACAAACACTTCCGCAAGTTGTCCAAAAAGTTGGCTCCACTGTGTCCCAAAAGCAGTCGGAACCCGTGCACATTGTCACTCCCTACACTCAGCACAAGCAAGCTCAGAACGAAAAGGTTGTCGTCATGTATGCAACCTCCCTCCCACGAGGTCAGTACGACGAATCGGAAAATCTGGTCGTCCCCATCGGTAACCAGAAGTCCAAATCCGGAGCGGTGAAAGCCAAATCCGAATCGAAGATCGTATTCGAAAAAGGCCTGCAAGTGGGACACAACGTCCAGGAAGAGCGTCGCAGTGTGGGCAAGGTGAACCAGCAGATCATCAGCAACTTCCAGCGGGAGAACGCTGCCTTGAAAAGGCAAAGACAGAGCGGTTCTCCAAGGGCGGCATCGGCAGCGTCGACGAGGGGAAGTGTTTCGTACAAGACTGCAAATGCTAAGACGCGAAATGTTCAGCCGCAGCCCCGTTAG